The genomic DNA CTCCATCATCTGCCGACCTGGCGTCAGGAATCTTCAGCAGTGAAGTTCCTAAATCGGCTTGTCCATTTCTTTTCCGAAGACACAATGGATCCAGTGAACTGCACAAAGGTGAGAATCTTATGTGGAcatgttctgagtgtgtgtaggtgtgtgtactTGGGGCgatatatgtatacattttttattttggttgtcAAAAAAATAATGCTGTAGCCCACACAATTCGCCCTTTCCTTATTATTTAAGGCTACTATAGAGTTAActgtttgaatattttctaaacgTATTaagatgttaaaataaaataaaaagtaaaaaaaaataaaaaaaaaaaagtattaagatGTTATAGGTGattaaatgtacaaataatgTTTCATTGTTTCAGTGGTCCATTTGACTGTATAGCAAAAAAATCTTCTGTGTATTTATCTGTTTAATGCCATTATATTTATCGCCAGAATATCATCACATTATTATTAGCTttagttgtgtgttttttctcagTGTTTTTGCTCTTGttcttaaatgtgtgtgtgttttattgctatCACACACTGCTGCAGCACTTAGGAGTCACCCAGTAATCACCAAGTTTGGGACACAGAGGAGAGGACTGACGGCGTATGTGCTCACCCAGGAGGAGATGATCAAGAAACACTTCCCTGTCAAAGGTGAGTGGCTTTTTACTGCCACTCTGCACATGACTGTCTTAGCAGGCATTCTCCATGTCATTGTTTATCAAAAGCTCTATTTTTTACCCGCACTAATTAAAATGCGAGGCcagcatttttacatttatctaCTATGAAGAAACACTGCTACatagcctctgcaaaatagccttcctccacagctctgcggaggagggtctggctagtccacacagcattccgggatgggagaaaaacgtgctctggtttattggcatttctttaaaccaatcacaatcgtcagcTACGTTGCCGCTGcgaaatagcctctggaaggaacttgtttgggtggaatgtgtacgttctAAAGTTGTTTTGTCGTGCAacggaaaactcagattggacagatagtcctcataaatccaccggagtttaaaattacaacacaaagaaagcgtaaggtttATCTGTCCAAGACTATCTGtgcaatctgagttttctgttgcacgactaaaacaacttttgaacgtacacaagttccttcccgaggctattgcGCTAGgtgcttagccccgcccaagacgattgtgattggtttaaagaaatgccaatacaccagagcacgtttttctcccatcccggtatactgtgtggactagccagaccctcctccgcagtgctgtggacgaaggtctggcaaagcgagactagtgtgGACataatctccctctctcttggcTGTGTCTCCATCTCGACCGTCTCTGTTTTGACGCAGGAATGCCAGGTTTTGAGGAATATGTGTGCACAGACAGTGTTGAAAGCGTGACTGACAACAGCCCTCTGTATGGAATTGACTGTGAAATGGTGAGATGCTCTCAATAATATAATGTACATATAATTTCCGCTTTCCATTGTAGAATCCAGTTATGCACTTTTCAAACAATTGACATTTAATAATGTTGCGCCTCAGGTTCAAACAGAAAAGGGATATGAGCTGGCTCGTGTCTCTCTGGTGGACAGTGATGGGAATTGTGTGCTGGATGATCTGGTTAAACCTCTGAACCGAATCTTCAACTACCTCaccaggtgcacacacacacacacacacacacacacacacacacacacaccattgatTTCTAATACACATTATTGTTGCTGGGTGCCTCCTGATAGGTTCTCTGGTATAACCGCAGAGATGTTGCGGCCAATCACAACCACCCTGCGGGACGTTCAAGTGAAGCTCAGGAAGTTGTTGCCGAGGGACGCAGTTCTGGTGGGACATTCCATAAACAACGACCTCGTGGCTCTGAAAGTGAGATCCCACCGATATTTTAATGTCTGCTTGTAACAATATCATTATCAGGACAAGGTTCTGAGTTGacgttgttgtgtgtgtggtagttTAAATGGGTCAGGAATCTGAGGGCAGATGAGGCTTTTGTAAATGTTCGTAGATAGAAGTGTGTGTTGAGCAAAAACATCCCTAGACCATCTGTGGTCTCCAAAGCTTTAAAACCCTTCTCATGAACGCGATATCTCAGGAATGCCTTGAGGGAATTTCTTCACATTTGGCCCAAACGTCGACTTGAACTGATTAGATTTCTTTCTTCACGCCATAACTCAGGACCAGAAGGGGACGTTTTCGCACATATTATTTCACATTTGGTCGGatactgaattttttttttttaagattattttttgggcttttccgcctttaattgacaggacagctaggtgagaaaggggagagcgagggggaagacatgcaggaaatcgtcacaggttggactcgaaacctggacctctgcgtcgaggcataaacctctaagtatatgtgcgcctgctctacccactgagccaacccggccactggtgacacaaatatttaaactgGGGTGATTGTATAGATTTTCTGTGCTGCCGggttgaagatttgtgtgaagcattcatccatccatccatccatccatcttcatccgcttatccggggtcgggtcgcgggggtagcagctccaacaggggaccccaaacttccctttccccgggccacattaaccagctccgactgggggatcccgaggcaatGAAGCATTCATgttttgccaaaaaaaacaaacacaatacttgttttatttaattgcttcaaagtcttcactacatatatcatatgagtctggacagacatgaaCTGCAACGTGACTGGTTGGCAGAGGCATACAACTGTGGGGTAGAAATTCCAATTTTCTTTTCTATAAAAGTTGGAAGTTTTGACCTGCATTATGTTTGTGTCCTCCCTGCAGCTGATCCACCAGCATGTGATCGACACCTCACTGCTGTACAGGAAAGAGTTTGGACAGAGATTTAAACTGAAGGTCCTGGCTGAGACCGTGCTGAAGTAAGTTCCCGCTCTCTCtccttgtgtctctctctgtctctctcacccaCCACGGCTAATAATTTAATTTTTCCACTTGTGTCCCAGGAGGCAAATACAAACTGAAGAAAAGAAGGGTCATAATCCCATTGAGGATGCTCTGGCAGCCCTGGAGCTGGCTCAGTACTTTATTAAAACAGGACCTCGTCAGGTAACACATCGCTTtcttacacacacgcacgcgcacacacacacacacgcacgcgcacacacacacacacacacacacacacgcacgcacatagacacacacgcatgcacgcacacacacacacacacaatttatctAATATTTTCTGTGTATGCTCACTGTCAGGTTGTAGAACTTCATATGGAGGAGCTGTGGGGATATACGGTAGTGGAGGAGGAGTCCACTGACTCTGAACCTGCACCCACACCAAGTCCCAGGTACAATACGTTATACGATCTGAATACCTCTTTGTATTCTTTACATCCTACCACATTTACTCAGACCATGTCCACACTAAGTCGGTTAACCATATCTTTCCTCTGGGTTTTTGACCTCCGTACTACTGTATGgtagcattttttttcacaccCCAAAATTGAGCTTTTCAGAAACATTCCCCATGGTGGATCAATACAAAAATGAAGCCGTCACGTTTGAGTTTGGACTTTTAAAATGTAGCTTTTGAAAAAGTGGTGTAAACCTCCTCAAACACGGAAAACGGAAAAGTTTGAGTCAGTCTACCGATTTCTCTAACTTAGTATGGAATTTTCTACTCAAATGTCTCTGATTTAATTGTCCTACAGAATCATTTCCACAACGACAAAAGGGTTTATGAGATTTAACATCATCCACGAAATCCAAAAGGATAGACTTATGGGGAAAATATATCTTGAATCACTTTAATAGAAGGATTCTGCTCTTCATTCACAATGTGAACCAATCTCATCGCACGTTCTGCTACAGTTGTATTTGACAGATTCTCCGTCTTTATTACTCGTGCAGGTTTGCTGACATACTACAGACACTTGGCCGGTCGGTAGCCTTTTTAGGAAAGCGTTGTGACATCGCCTTGGATCTGTCCCATCAACAGTGGCACAACTCTGACAAAGAGGTGAGACATGAGAAGTTTTGACTCCGGAGCCGTCTCCTGTATGTCCTAATCGtgcactgccagaccttcctccacagctctgcggaggagggtctggctagtccacacagtattccgggattggagaaaaacgtgctccggtttattggtatttctttaaaccaatcacaatcgcctttggcggcgctaagcgctgtACGgcgcaacggcgcctctgcaaaatagcctcgggaaggaacttgttttggtggaacgtgtacgttcaaaagttgttttagtcgtgcaacagaaaactcagattggacagatagtctagctagctgtctggatttaccctgcagagatctgaggagcagttaaccatttaaaatgccaacacaaagacagcccAAGGTAagggatatccggcctaaatgagtgaaatctggcggaatttccgtcggcatcCCGGAAGAGGAACGACTTGGATATAGACTGACAGTCTCCTGACCTTTACCTGATCAAACACTCTAAGTTAGCTTGGTTTCCTACCCAAACTATGCATCGATCTGTTTTGgtttgtgctaaaatatacagcAATCCTCATAGAGGGTTTGCTGGTTTACCTATTTGTTAGATATTTAGATGTTAGGTTTCAGTGGTGAATGTCTTCAggttagagctgtaatcgggccttaaaagttcggcccgacagaattcggcccgagcccgacaagtacattttgattgacagctttttgaaagcccgaacccgtttacagcccgacattattcaaattgtgcgcacgcacacagctcttttgccttttgtcaagaatgagtctgAACTCAGACTTTGCTTTCTTAGCCGATGCAACCAAAATGTACTCACCAGAGGCTCAGggcagcctccgtttcacccttctcagcatccattttcgcgctaatcgTAACACATCActtgaccgctcatttaccgcgcaatcCGGAGCGGAAGCCCGAGCCAGGCCCGAGCcaggcccgagcccgtgtaaaatgatagaaattaagactgaACCCaacgggttcgggcaaagatcttcagctcttcTTCAGGTATGTGGTTTTGATGAAAAATCTAAGTGTATTATTGCCACTAATTAGCATTAGTGGCATTTTGGCCTAATTTGACAACGAACTataaagtgacagagagaggaaagatgAATGAAGTTGCTCTTTTTGTTCAAAAGATGACTTAAATTATCATCATTATATTATAGGTGAATATATAACACATATGGTTTTATTGCACTCACTATATATCCtctgtctttcttctctttcctcaCCATCCTCTCCCCTTAACTCTTCTCATTCTCCACCCGTTGCTTTATCTCGTCTCCTTCAGGTGTTGGCCTCTTTCCGGAGACGGACCAAGTGTCCGTTCCTCTCAGTGCTCCAGTTTTCTTCCCTCTCGGACCATCTGAAGAGGAGCTACCCTCATCAGGAGCACCAGCACCAGAGGGTGAGGCATTTATTCACAACATGATACATTTTAAGTGTTGTTTTGATGCACTgcttaatgtgtttgtttgcccTGCAGGTGTGTGCAAACCTTCGAGATATGTGTGTAGTGTTTGCCGGGCCGTTCCCTGCGGCTTTCTCTGAGAGGGAAGTGAGGCGGCTGTTTTGTTGCTGTGGTCCGGTTcgaaatatcaaaatgttgaaCACAACTGTCAGGGTATATCTCATCTAAATCCTTTAGTTTACATTTAATAAGCTGTATTTCTGTCACAGATGAACATGTCGACAACTAAATACGTCTTAGATATGCTGCTAATTACTGCTTTAGTTTCTCTTAAACTTGGGCTGTTTTTCTCCCCTTTTTGGATGTGCTTTATTAATCGTACCTTTATTTTCTGACGATGTTTGGTCTCCAGGTTCATGCAGAGGTAGAGTTTGAGCTGCTCGAGGGAGCTATGCTGGCTTTAAAAACGTTGAATGGACTTGATATGCAGGGACAGTCCATAAAGGTAactcttttcctgtttttcttttgctttctgTCACTTGTTCTCTTAACATGACAGTTAAAGTTAGTCCAAAACATTTGTAGACTGCTGCATCCCCAACATGTATGCCCGTGTGTGCCTTTTCTAGGTCCAGAGGCCTGTTTACGAGTCAATGCTCGACTTGGATCTGACTCTTGATACTTTGATGTGTGACAGTCTCAACACCAGTCACCTCTACGCTGTTAAATTAAACCCCAGTGTCGCTGAGAGCATACCATTTTCTGCAGGGGTCAATGGACACACGTCAGATGCCAAACGTTCTGTTAAAACAGCAAACAGGTTGCCCTCAGTGAAAGTTAATGGTCAACGGTCGCATCCCACGACCACCGCAAAGTCTAAACTGTCCGAGGAGACGGTCAGAGAGACATTTGGTCACTTTGGTGCGGTGGAGAGAGTCGTCCTGCTTGCCAAACCTGGAAAACGTGCAAGACATGCATACATAAGTGAGTAAAAAGCTTTATTATTCATTAAGCCGCCTAGAGATGATCCGCGGTAAAACCACTTTGGCGCTGGCcgttccattgttttcctatggggaCAGCGGTGCCTGCCCACTAGGCGCAGCGCTATCCTTGGCGTCGCGCACCGCTCGGATTTGCACGGGGCGCTGCACTCAACGTTCAAatgatttcaactttgacctagttgccgATGACCTTTCAAGGCGCGAGCGACCACTGGCGCAACCAATTCCAGAACGTTCCTGCGCTGCGCTTTGCCTctttgctctgcgccctacctcgCGGTTTccggatcatgtgtaggcggctttattCCTTGTTTTACCGTTCAAACacagtttctgtgtgtctgtaacaCGAGCGTCTCTGGTCGACAGAGTTTGAGAGCTCCGAGGGCAAACAGGTAGCCCTCAGCTCCTCTGAGGATCTCTGGAAGGAAAAATACCTTGTCTGTCCATCCCTCACTCCACCCCACTTACCCTCATGGGTTGCCATGACAACAGCAATCACCACAGCGGATCCTGCCAATGAAGCAGCAGAAGACAAGGAGAGGACTCACATGCACACCAGTTCTCAGGTAAAGACAAGGGTGTGTTGACTCCAATTGGTTGGCACAGATTCCTAAAGTCACTGTTtagaatataaataaataaaataggtcAGTCCCAGTGAAAATGGGtgccctgcctctctgtctgccagtgcatttttttcttcagcATGCTGACACACAAGGCTACAGCAGAGCCGAGTCTGATTTTGATGAAGGCTTTGTCTCTGGTGCCATCCATTTTTTGACCACATGTGATGAAGACTCCAATATGTAATCTATGTAGGACCAGGAAATGGATCTCATGATGGGGAAGTTGGACTGCCGCCTACGGAAGCTCTTCAGATCTCTCCCAGAAGGCACCTTGTCTGTAGTCGTGCTGTTCGGACACACCAGGTGAGGACTCTGACAGTCTGAGGAAAATCTGCTGCCAAGTTAAATATTTCTAaacctcttcttctcctcctccttctcagtGCTCATGGCTACCTTCCGGGTTTGTGCCTTATAGAGGTCAAGCAAGGGTCTTGAGAACAGAGACCTGGTCCTCTGTTGGAATGAATACTAACCTGCACTATCAAAACATCTTTCAGTCCATTGATGCCTCCTGTTGTATGAATCAAGTAAAATCAATGAAGATAAAAAGACTTACGATAAGACTCCCTTTACCTCAGACTTGTTTTAGATGTTTCTATttggtaaaatatatataaaggaAAGTTTAAgtcaaatactgtactgtaaaatatttttcatgGCCTTGATCAAAGTTACAAATTAACATCTGCCTTTGATCTGATCTGCCTTCTCAGACGGTAATCACTATGGATTTTGGCTCTTGGTTTTAACTAAATCAGTTTGTTATAGACTTGTTATAACACATGCTGAGGTGGAGTTTGAAAGTCTTCTAGATACAATTTGTTCTCCTGGAAGAAAATCAGACGGCAGTTTCATGAGGTGACTGTCGGtaaatgaatgttaaaaatgattaattgtattaagtaaaatgtaattttacttGTACTACTTTTAACTAGCAGTATTTACTATACAGGATCTATGGATTTTGATACTGCATCATTAAATTTGTTTTGATGTCAAACTGTCTTTTCATTACTTTCAGTAACCATGATTAATATCTAGTGTTTCACTTTGGTTCCAAAAACAATCTAAATAGGTCTTTTTCACAGCTGACTTTGACTGGTCatggtaggaaaagcacaggtgttaccaataacattaacgatggctctgttattcacatttttatttttttgtccacctgtgcttttcctaccgatacaaaatgtctgaaaaaaggCCTATGGCCTTACTTAAACATGACTGTACGGAGACCAATTTCAGACGGTAGACCTAATGAGTTGTAGATCATTACAAAGTTTAAATGTAATGGCTTTTGTTTGTGGCCCACCAGGTTCAGTTCTGTCATTGTTCTAGCAGGGGACAAAATATTGTGattcaacattaacatttttaagTAACAGCTGAAAACCTATTTAATGTGGCTTTTGATTAATGTCACATTTTTCCTTTAACCAATTATCTAGTTTTTAATTAATGGTCTGTTTTTACTTACGTTACTGTTTAATTGTATTGTCCATTTGCCCTGGTTTTATGGGGTTGCGTATTTATCCCGTCAGAAAATTGCTCTACAAAAGTTTGAGTGTACATAACTGAGGTGTATGTAACATTATATTGACCGTAACAGTTGTGCTCTAAAGTGACATGTACAGTGCTGTGATTGAGTTAGTTTGgaacagaaaagacagaaatactAAGAAACattctttaatttttttccctttaagGAAATAAGTGTTTAAACTTTGTTATACAAAAATGTATACGTCTTCTTAACGTTTACACCTTTTGCATTAGAACATACTTTTACATTGTTGCAGGATGACAGTTACAAAACATTAAACaggtaaagaaaaacaattctgtacaaaaacacaaacacctcTCATGAAGGATCAAAATGCCACCAATAATAAACATCACATCATTGATAAGCTTATATATGTTTTGATAAAACTGGGGAAGTTGACAgaacttacattttaaaaaaaaaaaaatggataaaaTACTAAATAACCCAGACATTGTAAACTACAGGACCTGTCTGGTGGCATTTTATCTCACAAGTTATGAAAGGGCTTCACAGGGATACAGAGACTGGAGAAAATTAACATCTCCCTCACATGCACAAACTCGCACACAACTCACTCACAAAATATACGACTGATTGGAGGTGATGGcgtcattaaaaaaagagaatgatTTCAAAGTGACAGCATGGCTGTGGTGGCAGATTCCAGTCTgaaaacagaataaatgaaCATTTCTTTGAGTTTAGATTTTAAGATTCTAGTAAAGAATGTGCATTTACCCAGAAGAGTTGCCCGCCCCTTTGCTAAAAGATCAAAATATGGCAGCTGTCGTTATGGCTTGTGTTCTCTCTTTAAATAGTCCAGTCAAGTAAGCTTGGCTGGTAGCTTTGGACACGGCCTCCAAAGCTGTTGAGTGAACGAATTAATTCAGGGCGTGCACCACTCCTAGTGATGTGCAACCTTACAGAAGAGCACCTTAAGTGCTTAGGAAGAGACTCCGAGCAGGAGCTCATTGTGACAGTGGCTTCTCCGCTCCTCTCGCTACCAGACTTCCGGGACCTCAAACAGCGATGTTGTAGATTTAGCCCCTGTACAAGAGAAGGGACAGACATGTAAAGATGAGAACACCACCACCCACAGGACCTTGATTTTGCAAGTTATCATTCTGAAATCTCAACAATTGGTACATTTAAGCTATTTAACCCTTTAAAAAGTCCTTTTACTCAGGTTTTTATTCCCCTTGTTTACAGGTTTTGGTACAGTCTACATGTATTAGCTTATTTTCAGGATAGGTTGCGCTACTTAGAAATGCCTTGGGCACATGTTCTTGGACATCataaattgaagaaaaaaaaaaaaagtttgaaagtGTGTTCACACCAAATTCAGCATCTTTTATTTAGGATTTCTTGGACATCAACCTATTATTAACCGTTTGAACTGTGTCAAGCTGATTCAAAGTGTTCACTGACAAACACACCTTTGGActtctttttcttgttcttttgACCTCTCTTCCCATGGACTTGTTGCCAGGTGACCGTCCCCTCAGCATCATTGCCTTCAGGACCtcgctcttcctcctcctcctccgggaCTGGACTGGACCCCGCTGAATCTGATGCATCTCTGCAGGGAACAGCAACAGTTAAGAGACTTGAATCACAGCAGAATAACCGTGGCAGCACAAATGATCACCTCCATTTTACTCACGCAGTCTTTAGCCATCCTTCTGAGGTCTTGCTCTCGATAGCTTGTCCACTTTTGTCTAGGAAACAATGACAAGTAGTGCATTAGATCTTCAATTAGACCCATTCATGCAgcatatacactcacctaaaggattattatgaacacctgttaaattgcACGTTAATGAAATTATTTAATCAACCAATCGCATGGCAgttgcttcaatgcatttaggggtgtcgtccaggtctagacaatctcctgaactccaaactgaatgtcagaatgggacagaaaggtgatctaagccactttgagcgtggcatggttgttggtgccagacgggctggtttgagtatttcacaatctgctcagttactgggattttcacgcacaaccatttctagggtttacaaagaatggtctgaaaaaggaaaaaacatccagtatgctgcagtcctgggggggaaaatgccttgttgatgctagagttcagaggagaatgggctgaCTGATTCAAGCGGATAGAaaatcaactttgactcaaatcactcgttacaaccgaggtatgcagcaaagcatttgagAATCCACAACACGcgcaaccttgaggcggatgggctacaccagcagaagaccccaccgggtaccactcatctccaataaaaataggaaaattaggctacaatttgcacgagcgcaccaaaattggacagttgaagactgtaaaaatgttgcctggtctgatgagtctcgatttctgttgagacattcagatgttagagtcagaatttggcgtaatgacaacatggatccgtcatgccttgttaccactgtgcaggctggtggtggtggaatggtgtgggggatgttttcttggcacactttaggccccttagtagcaattgggcatcgtttaaatgccacagcctacctgagcatcgtttctgaccatgtccatccctttatgaccaccatgtacGGTAGTATGGTGTTCCCAATAATCCTTTAGGCGAGTGTatacacttttacttaagtaaagttagaggggtggggggggggggggggggactgaatGTGTAACACCAAGCAGCCCAAGGCTTGTGCTGTCCAGGCAACATTAAAACCAAGACAGGAAAATTACACAGGCCCAATGGCTACTATTTGACGAAGAAATCATAATAGAAAGTTGACATATCTTGAGACTACAAAAAGTCTTAGTGGAAGAATAATTGTGATAATTTAAGACTCAATGACGACAGAGGAGCTACAAATGAATCTACCAAAATGTACTGCATAAATGATGCAAATATTGTAAATCTTATTTTGTAAGAAATTGTTAGTTCTTCAATATTGCAAAATTCTtgccaaaaagaaaaatatgcatttatttttaataatttaaattttAGGGAAACCTGCTGCATGTTACCACAGCAGGAAAGTACTTCTGCACGCATGCGTTCACACACCCACCATCAGTTTTCATCTTCTTGCTGCCTGTGCTATCCGGGTATGAGCAGTGACTCCAGCCGTCTGTAATTGGAGAGTCTCCGGTCCCCTGCTCTCTCTGAGCGGGACTGATGCTGCGTTTCCTCAAACCCCTACACCAAAAAGATACATGCGTCAATAGGAATAGAAGTTGTGCATACCGGCAGAAACTCCCAAGGCGAGCGGTAAATACACTGAACGTTAGGTTAAAAATGCAGTGCAGGTGTACCTGGGATATCCAAAACCAGCACAAGTAGAGGAGGTGTAGTGAGGTTTCATCCAGCCGTCCTCTCCCCAAGATTTGGGCGTCTGGTTGAGCTTCTCCTTGTCCTGCTGCTTACTGTGGATGTACTCCGCATACGTCTGGATCCTGTAACTCTCTGCGTAGCGGCTGGTGTTCATGGCTACGTGATGAGACGAAGATGTTAACAGACTGCATCAACCTTGTTTTGTCCCttctgttgtgtgttgttcatctGGGGCGTCAAACTCACCTATCTGTACCTGGTCCGTCTGACTTAGGGACACAAATGCTGACATGTCGTCTATCCAGGAAACCTGGATGTTTCCTGAGTGGATAATGGAAGTAGAAAGTGAGTGATAAAACAATGGGTCACACCCGTGTGAAAGCAGAATTATCAGGCAAAAATCACGTCTTACCGAAGGCACTAAAGAGCTGGTAGAGGTCACTAGTCTTCCATTCTTTTGGGAAGGTGACGTACAGGACGTGGTCTCTTTTAGGTTGCACTGTAGGAACAGAAGAGGTGAGGTGGAGAAGCGGTGAGAGTTGTAATTTAAAGCTGAATTATAAGAAAATCAAAAGTTTAACAAGTGGCTGGTTTAAAGCTGTGGCAGGCTAAAATAGTTACACAGCTAAATTAATAGTATGACCTGGGATTTTATTTGGGGTTTTCCTGCCCCCTCTTAGTCAGAAATCAGCTAATGTCCTGTCGTTTTTGTAAAGAATTGTTTACACATTTTGTGTCCCATCATCACGTCTATCTGCGTCCTTTGGGGCCCAAAAAAACAcgttgaatgcatttccttcctcatttAGAACCTTTCAAAGCAGGTTTtcaaaactactttaaaaattgtgcagtttacatccatgtttactgctcttcttaaacacacacaactttgcTCTAAGGTGCTAGCAGTGTTttccacagggtacctttaaaTTTGGCAACATTTCCAGGCATGTAATCAATGCAACAATCCTGACATATATACCCCTGCTGTGCTACATGATCATACTCA from Sander vitreus isolate 19-12246 chromosome 2, sanVit1, whole genome shotgun sequence includes the following:
- the rexo5 gene encoding RNA exonuclease 5 — translated: MEPSSAAATCNRRKRKNIAPTAHEEAKKLKTVQEGEELLECGHSSRSQRISVLPDRLHQPITPDELTELLHYAALGKTGGIKQPSWCRLQHQKRVKAVNVVIVEGLTQSHFYKHYLTLRHLRTNYTTRLTFTPSSADLASGIFSSEVPKSACPFLFRRHNGSSELHKALRSHPVITKFGTQRRGLTAYVLTQEEMIKKHFPVKGMPGFEEYVCTDSVESVTDNSPLYGIDCEMVQTEKGYELARVSLVDSDGNCVLDDLVKPLNRIFNYLTRFSGITAEMLRPITTTLRDVQVKLRKLLPRDAVLVGHSINNDLVALKLIHQHVIDTSLLYRKEFGQRFKLKVLAETVLKRQIQTEEKKGHNPIEDALAALELAQYFIKTGPRQVVELHMEELWGYTVVEEESTDSEPAPTPSPRFADILQTLGRSVAFLGKRCDIALDLSHQQWHNSDKEVLASFRRRTKCPFLSVLQFSSLSDHLKRSYPHQEHQHQRVCANLRDMCVVFAGPFPAAFSEREVRRLFCCCGPVRNIKMLNTTVRVHAEVEFELLEGAMLALKTLNGLDMQGQSIKVQRPVYESMLDLDLTLDTLMCDSLNTSHLYAVKLNPSVAESIPFSAGVNGHTSDAKRSVKTANRLPSVKVNGQRSHPTTTAKSKLSEETVRETFGHFGAVERVVLLAKPGKRARHAYIKFESSEGKQVALSSSEDLWKEKYLVCPSLTPPHLPSWVAMTTAITTADPANEAAEDKERTHMHTSSQDQEMDLMMGKLDCRLRKLFRSLPEGTLSVVVLFGHTSAHGYLPGLCLIEVKQGS